One Xenopus tropicalis strain Nigerian chromosome 8, UCB_Xtro_10.0, whole genome shotgun sequence genomic window carries:
- the LOC100496592 gene encoding olfactory receptor 6N1: protein MDVTNQSVIREFIIVGFPERNGIQLLLFPFFFIIYLFIICGNVTIITLICSHQSLQVPLYFFVAVLSFLEIWYTTVTIPKMLASLLDQKNISYNSCLAQVYFLHCLGITETYLLTAMAYDRYLAICNPLRYSSIMTNRCCLQLSACCWLTGLLGPITQITLLSRLHFCNANKIEHIFCDFNPLISLACSDTTLNVRVDFYINSFLLFLAFACIILSYVKIISAVLRISTEKGRKRTFSTCSAHLTVVILFFGSVTFTYIRLTKNYPLNYNYSMAVIYSVLTPMCNPVVYSLRNREIKELLKKKIRTFWETT, encoded by the coding sequence ATGGATGTCACAAACCAGTCTGTAATTAGAGAATTCATCATTGTGGGTTTTCCCGAACGTAATGGTATCCAGCTTCTgttatttccctttttctttattatttacttatttatcatCTGTGGCAACGTTACAATAATTACTCTTATCTGCTCCCATCAGTCTCTACAAGTTCctctctatttttttgttgctgttcttTCTTTTTTGGAAATCTGGTACACGACGGTCACCATTCCGAAAATGCTTGCCAGTTTATTGGACCAGAAGAACATTTCCTACAACAGCTGCCTAGCACAGGTATATTTCCTACACTGCCTGGGTATCACCGAGACTTACCTGCTTACAGCTATGGCCTACGACCGTTACCTTGCCATATGCAACCCTCTAAGATATTCATCTATAATGACTAACAGGTGTTGCCTGCAACTGTCTGCTTGTTGCTGGCTTACAGGCCTACTTGGACCTATAACCCAGATCACCCTTCTTTCCAGATTACACTTCTGTAATGCCAACAAAATTGAACACATATTCTGTGACTTTAATCCATTGATCAGCTTGGCATGTTCTGACACAACTCTCAATGTCAGAGTGGATTTCTACATTAAttcatttcttctttttcttgcCTTTGCCTGTATTATCTTGTCTTACGTGAAGATCATATCTGCAGTTCTAAGGATAAGCACAGAAAAGGGACGGAAAAGGACATTTTCCACTTGTAGTGCCCACCTCACTGTTGTTATTCTGTTTTTTGGTAGCGTGACTTTCACCTATATCAGACTAACCAAAAATTACCCTTTAAACTATAACTACAGCATGGCGGTTATTTACTCGGTTTTAACACCAATGTGCAACCCGGTTGTTTATAGTCTGAGAAATAGAGAAATAAAGGAActgttgaagaaaaaaataagaacattttGGGAAACAACTTAA